The genomic stretch TCTAGAGtattaaatgcatttttgaaCCCTTCAAACATACttccaaacaggccctaaggCTAATTCGGGCCAGTCTCAAAGCTAAAGCTCCCCAAATTCGCTAACCAACCAATCTAACAAACTACTAACAACTTTATTACCCACGTGACTCATTAATTAACATGTCCCAACTAACTCACTAATACAAAACATGTAGATAAAGACCCACTTATAAAGAGACACGTTACACGTTCTTCTCTTAACtataatttttacaaatttatcatTGGATTTGTGAACTCACATGCATGTATGTCTCACAAGATTATGTTGTGATGTTACAACcattagttattaatttttcattgattttttttttctcttttgaccGTTTGACAAATATTGGTTAATTTTTCACATCGTTATGAGTTTTATGAAACCGTTTGTCATTAAATCCTCATgagttttatgaaaaaaatcaacttaagaaattttttttttagcgttTGTTATTAATTCATGAgcttaatttgaaggaaaagtcTGACACTTGCGTTACTACCGTTGGTCATTCATTTGTCTTAATGGTCTTTATAGAAAACTTATTCATCTTATTCTCTATAAATTAAGCCTATCAAGAAACATTTGAGAAAATCACTTCTTTTTGCTAAAAGTCATGTACAGTGCTTCTcttggtgaaaaaaaataaaataaaataaaaaatcagccATAAAACTTGGTTCTCCTTTGATGTGGCTTTtagtctttcttcttctttgatcaaagggttgttcaCTTGATCTTCGTTACTTGGAAGTGTGTCCTTAATGAAGGTAGAAGCTATactctaatcctgggaggttgcgtgtcaagagatccgatcgcaccgagttatatacTCCGGAAGGCACGAAATCAACACTTAAGGACAatgctcttgcgtgattctatagctttgagagatttttccttgctcgatttttatttattgtattctatttatCTTAATATTAATTGTTCGAATcaatattatttagcatcaataaaattttttgcacCATTCATCTTATTTTCCAACAGATTCACCCTCCCACTGTACGAAATAATGATTGTTATTACTTCTCATGTTTTTTACTCATGCAACCACTCTCAGATTCTTGTCGTTGGGAATACTCATGCCCTTAAAAAATTCAGTTCACACAACTCTTGGACACGCTTCGTTCTAATCACACTTTTGATATTTAACATTTAGAGTTTGTTTAAGATTGTAtttaagaaatagaacttttaagtcaaaaagtgcttttagacaaaagtttcatttttaaacttttgccaaaagtgagtttttgctatttttaggctttttgaacccttaaaagtacttttaatttttttaccaaacagatattttttttttcaaacgaactttttcagtgttaaaagcatttaagcccctaaaaaaaaatacaatccgAAACAGGCCctaaatctcatattttatcccatcatttcgatttttttttttaaaaaaaaaaaaattatctaacctttaattttttttgggttttacaGCGGCCGCTACGGTTCTTTCCTCTTCTTGGGAAAACTTATTGTTTTATCACTCTCTTTGGACTTTGCCATAGGACGTGTTGTGCATCCATGCAAAAATGGGAGCAAATTACAATCTCTCAATAGGGGCCGAGTCTCTCCCCTTAAatgatgtttataagaaatggatccggcttctatgcggtagcgAAAACTACCACACAAAAGCTGTTATACATAACAGTCCATGCAAAACTGTGCCGTTTTGCAATAATCAAAATAGGACTCTTTGCCttatttaatgaataataaaaaattcttattaCTTACACCGTTAGACTTGCAAGATGGAAACAAAACAGCAAGTTCCAGAGGAGCATAGAGGAAAGTTTCAGAGNNNNNNNNNNNNNNNNNNNNNNNNNNNNNNNNNNNNNNNNNNNNNNNNNNNNNNNNNNNNNNNNNNNNNNNNNNNNNNNNNNNNNNNNNNNNNNNNNNNNCAGAGACAGCGCCGCCGTTTTTGACACGAAGATCCGGCAATGCAGCGTCGATGTTGTAAACCAATTTGCCGGTTTTTTCTGCGTTGGGCTCCGGCATGCATTTTCCTTCTTGTAGCTTGATTATGAGGACACCGGTTTGGCTTTTTGCGAGCTTATTTGCGCCATTTTTGTCGGTGTTATACGCTAGGCTAAGAAACTCAGGGGAGAATCCTGCCATGATTCCTTGAGCTCCAGACAAAAAGAAGTAGGTGAATTCGCCGGAGATGTAACTCTTTGATGTTTCTCCCAAGAAGACCATAGCAAACTCGGAATCTCCACCGTTGAACCACCATGAGACTGATCCTGTTGGCACTGGTATCACATCTCCTTTCTTCAGCTTCAACACCACCTCCTCTGATGTGTTGGGGAGCACCATTCCCACTACTCCATCACTGCCTAAAATAGTACTCAAAAGTGTTTGGTACGTGTAGaatttgaaaacaagaaattaaatgCTCATAAAGTTCAGTAGGCTACTGattaggatcctcttcatttcatttcaattgGATAATATCTAGATAATTATAGtaaaggggtatttttgtcttttcactatTAACcaagttaatattttttcaggatataaaaaaataataataataaaataaaatctatgtAATTTGGTTGCGTTTTGTGTAAAACAAAACGAGACGAAATTTGAACATGTTTTTGTTCTagcaagagagagaattgagttttaaaattaccgtAAGGTTttgagggagagaaaaaaaattaaaaattatgttttaagaCTTATTTATAGTGTTACTTTAGTAGTTTTAATGCTGGCTGGTAAACATTTAATTTCGTAATTAAGCGTATATAAATGTTAGTTCAACTGTCATTATCAGCTATATCAAACTTAATTTGATCTTACAGTTAACTTTACTAGTAATCAAGTAAATTCAACCGTTTAACCTACTCAAGAAGCATGTTATGATCTAAATCAAATCATcggatggtatatatatatatatgtcctcatatttttcaaatcaatgGATGAACACCGGAAACATCTTCACTCATTTTCAAGTATCATCAAAGTAAGTGGTTTAGTAATTTCAGCCCCTAAGATCAATCAGTTTCAAACAAAAGTCAGATTTCTAGgttttaacatatatatgtcAAGGAATGGTTAAACCTATATATTGACCGAGCCATTCAATTTGCAGACAAATTCACTGATCTCATTCTTGATAAAACCCAGCTCCAAACATTCATAGGATCTTTAAATTATGGAGCTAATTTCTATCAAAACCTCATAAAGCATTATAAACCATTGTATAATCGTATTAAAAGTAATCATCCACCTTGGACACAACTTCACACTTCAATTTTTCAAGAAGTCAAGAACTATGTCAAAACTCCGCCTAATTGCCTAGGCATTcctaaagtaaaaaatatatatatatatatatatatatatgtaaagtaTATGCACAAACCTTGAAGAACATAACCGAGTTTGGAAGAATCAGCATAGTGGGGAAGAGCGAAACCTCGTGGGTGCAGAACAAGCTTACCAGCACCAACCTTGGCCTCACCAAGTGCAGGATATTTAGAACTCGACCAACTGTAGTATCCTCCACCATCTCCCTCAAATATCGTCTCAGCCAGCCTGGGTGTCAACTCAAactccatctttttttttattgcttcacatcattaaattatataacaGTCAGTATACCAtgtaattcaaataaataaatcaacatATGATTTTTCAGAGAAGAAATTAAGTAGTGGCAGCACATCATTTCTGTACCTGTAGTTTAGAAGATAAGCGGATCGAGGgtatacacagagagagagagagagagagagagagagagagagagctctaTGGATGGAAAGATGGATGATTCTAATGGAGCAGTTTCAACACTGTATTTCTAAGGTACTGCTCTTTGGTTGCGTGGGGGCTCTGCTCTCCTACAACTACACGTGGCAACCAGTCTTTTTCAAATAGAGGCCTACCCGGTAGCCATGGCaaacttctctttttcttgtgtttttgttttgttttgttttttaagaagaagaaatagtattatatatatatatatatatatatatatatatatttcatcaaaTCAATGAGATAGAGCAAATTTGCTCTATCCGGATAATCTCCGAGATACAATTAGGAATTTCTCCTAACCACTTTCTATCTAAGCCCAATTGGGCAGTTAATTTCACAATATTGTGAGTTGCAAAATTAACTTCACGGCTTATATATTGAACCTCCCAATGTGTGAACTTCTGCAGCAAGAATTTTGCGTCTACAACAATATGGCCAATCTTGCTCCAGTTTACCTTCGAAGAAATCAGTGCATCCACCACATTCTTGGCGTCACCTTCAAGACATATTTTGGTCAGTCCAACTTCATTACAGAACCGCAGTGTATGCACAGCTGCAATAGCCTCCGCAATGGTGGGATCAAAACTACCATTATAGACACTGCTTTGGGCTGCTCTCACTCGTCCTTCTTGATCGCGTATGACAATACCCATGCCTATTCTTTCGCTTAGTGGGTTCAGAGCAACATCCCAATTACCCTTGTATATGATAGGTCCCAAATAGATATAGAAacacaattaatatttaatataatataaagataatacacgttacaaatctccacttatggctggagttctaccacaatacaaacacataaacaagataatacgTTCTGATACCCTAGTGGGTCCCAGTCAGAAcaagataaacaaaataatactcCACTTAGGGTGGGAGTTGAACCACAACAGAATTAGGACTCTACACAAATCATCATATCCCAACAACCCTCACTAACTAGTATTTAAAGACTATACTAAAACTACCCATTAACACACGTTCTCTATTAACATAACCCACGTTTCTCTCCACATCATGGGCAGTTAAACCCATGTTTCTCTCCACATCATGGATAGTGAGTTAGTGGCCTATCATTCCTCCCCTCTTCAGCAAGCATCTTGTCCTCAAGGTCTAACGTGAGAATTTGAAGTTGAAGGTTTGTAACCACTTTCCTGAACACGTCCCCTAGTGGCAGATGTTCCCATTGAATTAATGTcttcactttcttcatttttatcttCTCCCAATTCTGCCATAACAGACCCATCTCTTTCAATTAGACAAGCTTGCACTATGTTGCATCTATGGCCATGAACAAATTTCTCATTGCAATTAAAGCACAAACCCTTTGCACGTCTCCTTTGCATCTCATCCCAAGAGATTTTCTTAATAGTTGGCATAGTGGTTGGGTAGTAATTTATGGATTGCAATTCTGACTCGTTGGCCCTCCTTTGCTGACACAATTGGTCATCCTTCATGCGAACCAAGCTAATAGTATCTTTGAGCGTCTTGGGTTTGAACATTCGAACCCCTTCTGCAATTTCTGGTTTAAGACCACCAAGAAAGTTTCCTATAAGATGCTTTTGAGTCCACCCTTGAACTTTGTTCCCCAATCTTTCAAACTCTCTCTGATAATCACGTAAGGATCCTTCTTGTACTAGTTTCGTCAGAGACTCATCAAAATCTTCGTAGTCGGTTGGCCCAAACCTAGCCCATAGTTCCAGTTCAAATATTTCCCAAGTAATCAGTATAGCTTCCTCTTGATGAGCCTTCTGCAGCCACTGCCACCATTGATTAGCCTCACCTTCAAGATGGAAAGATGCCAACACCACCTTTTGATCCGGGGGCGTGCCATGATAGTCAAAGAATTGTACCACCCGATTCAACCATTCGGTGGGATCATCTCCTTGATAACGTGGAAAGTCCATTTTGGCATAACGTGGCACCACCGCTTGTCCCCCAATTGCCCCTCCTTGATGAAAACCTCTTGAAGGACCACCCTGCTCATATGTGCAATATGGTTGACGGTTAACTGGTCCATGTTGTACTGAAAGAAGAGTTGAGATTTCATTTAAGGCTTCTTCAATTCTTTGCATGCGATCGGCGGAGCTAGTTGCTCCTTCCTCCAAGCGTTGAATGCCTTCCTTAACGTCATATACGTCTGCCTCCAAAGATTCAATCCTCTCACGATTAGTAGccatgctctgataccaattgataggtCCCAAATAGATATAGAAacacaattaatatttaatataatataaagataatacacgttacaaatctccacttatggctggagttctaccacaatacaaacacataaacaagataatacgTTCTCATACCCTAGTGGGTCCCAGTCAGAAcaagataaacaaaataatactcCACTTAGGGTGGGAGTTGAACCACAACAGAATTAGGACTCTACACAAATCATCATATCCCAACAACCCTCACTAACTAGTATTTAAAGACTATACTAAAACTACCCATTAACACACGTTCTCTATTAACATAACCCACGTTTCTCTCCACATCATGGGCAGTTAAACCCATGTTTCTCTCCACATCATGGATAGTGAGTTAGTGGCCTATCAGTATACGCCAATCTTTTGGATGAACAAAAGATCCCTCATGGATAACATAATTACGCCGAAACCACACTTCCCGAGCCAATCCCACAAAAAGCCTAATTTCTTCCTCCCATTCTCCGTCATTAAgtgcatttatttttattagttgtcAGTACGTGTctataaaaaaagagaaatgttattgttttatttatcatatctacacattttatttttattctttaaaaaatttattatcgAACATagatttaatggtaaatttgacCAAGAAAAACATACCGGTGGTTTTGCATGGTACTGCAATACTGCATGCAATTCCACcttgaaattttgtttatttttgcaatGAATGATTATTTGGTATTATATACGTTTTTTCGGATTTGTTATTCTGTATAAGTTGCACATGGTCTATCACATGGACCATGTGTCAAGATGTCTGAAAAATGAGTTGGACTTTTTGGCGTAGGCCCGTAGTGTAAAAACTAGGTGtcaaaataatgttttttttttcacacccacgtggcaaaataatattttttggatACCCTCGtgggaattttttatttttatttttatgttttttttgccGTCCACCCTCGTGGCAATCAGTAACAATTCTTGTTGTCAAAATCATTCATGAAATCAAAACCCTAGTCTAAGTTCACCGACACGCTTTCAAAGAAATCCTGGATTTTCTGGATACGTGGACCGACGAAAACTTAGGAAAATGAAGCGTAGTATTTTTCAATGAAAACCCTCGAATTCTGCTTCATCATTTTTTCCCAACTAATGACGTGTTTCACAAGTAAATGTGACATGTCAGGCAAAAGTcataccattttcttttttgtttttttttttgtttttttcgtaAGCTTTACATAAAGCCACATGGTTTGCCGGGGCTGGGCTTATATGAGCAATG from Corylus avellana chromosome ca1, CavTom2PMs-1.0 encodes the following:
- the LOC132167854 gene encoding cocosin 1-like, translated to MEFELTPRLAETIFEGDGGGYYSWSSSKYPALGEAKVGAGKLVLHPRGFALPHYADSSKLGYVLQGSDGVVGMVLPNTSEEVVLKLKKGDVIPVPTGSVSWWFNGGDSEFAMVFLGETSKSYISGEFTYFFLSGAQGIMAGFSPEFLSLAYNTDKNGANKLAKSQTGVLIIKLQEGKCMPEPNAEKTGKLVYNIDAALPDLRVKNGGAWEGESVGK